The genomic window aatgcatcatcccgtaactaactcattagtcacattgcttgcaaggcttatagtgatgtgcattaccgagaggacccagagatacctctctgatacactgagtgacaaatcctaatctcgatttattccaactcaacaaacaccttcggagacacctgtggagcatctttataatcacctagttacgttgtgacgtttgatggcacacaaagtgttcctccgatatttgggagttgcataatctcatagtcagaggaatatgtataagtcatgaagaaagcaatagtaataaaactaaatgatcattatgctatgctaacggatggatcttgtccatcacatcattctctaatgatgtgatcccgttgattaaatgacaacacatgtctatggtcaggaaacttaaccatctttgattaacaagctagtcaagtagaggcatactagggacattttgtttgtctatgtattcacacatgtactaagtttctggttaatacaattctagcatgaataataaatatttaccatgatataaggaaatataaataacaactttattactgcctctaatGCGTATTTCCTTCAATTATCACATTCAATGAAATTGCCTAATACTTGATTGGtgtgtttctaattagagcacTGGAGTTGCACCTGATATGAGCGGATGGTAAATGGAAGATATCGActataaaaactttattatttagATATTATATATGAAAATATCACGTAATTATAAATGCCATTTACAATCACCAACAATCTTACTGGATGATTGTTTTTGGGGCCTCAATCCATTTGAACCAAGAAAAGTAGATGGGGTCCATCCAAAATCTTTTGAGCTATGAATAGTAGATGGGGAAGGGTTGAACTATTTTACGCTACCATGGTTCCTAAATGGTAGGAGTGATGTGTTTCTTTGCAGCACTTCCTAAATCTTAACCTCCAAGTGCCTAATTTCATATTCAATACTTTGCCAGGTATTTGCATCTTGGAACATATGTTTTAAGGGAACAAAATCCCCCATGTGTTGTCTTCAATGAATGCATAATAGCAATGAGCATGCTTTCGAGAGACTTGGTCTTAAGCGTAAAAATGCACCAAAGTGCTATATATCTATTGCAATTTAGTGTAAAGAGCCATAAATTTTTGTACCATTTTCTTTATTTTGTGCATCAGGTCTGATAGTATACGTCGTTGAATTCCATTATTTATCGTAATACTTCCTCTGTtcttgaaagagtgtacttccaactttgttgaaaagtcaaacttttttttatgtttgaccgtatttatacaataatagaaCAACATTTATGTCATCAAATTaatagcattagattcatgataaaatatattttagtCATATACCTATTTGATTTCACAAGCATTGACATAttttttgcacaaactcggtcaaattttgagatagtttgacgctacaacaaagttggaagtacatgCTTTCAAGGACGGAGGAAGTACCTTACAAGTGGAGTGGATTTCAATTATTTTCATTATATTACCAGTTATATTTTCTGTACATGTGAAATTTAACATGCTCATGTTTATATGTGCAATAAGTACAAATTTTAAAAAGTCCGTGGCAACGCACGAGCAGTCTACTAGTATAAGAAGGCATCTGAGACGAGAAGACACTAAGTCTAGCAAGACATAGCGCTGCATGGACAACCCTATGTCTCACTCATAGCGAGATACAGGGACCCACGTGTATTAAAAGAAAATATTAAATATGcacaaaaaatgttaaatgtgtataacaAAAATGTTGACCAAGTATTAAAAGAAATATAAATCTTACATTCAAAAAAACGTTAATTAAACATTTGAAAGTATTAAAATGCGCATAGAAAAATAAAGCACGGAAGATGTATAAACGTACAAAACATTATATTGACCGTGTATTATGAAATGTTGAACTTTTATTTTTAGAATGTAATAGTGTATTAAAAAATATTCTTGATGTGTAATAAAATGTAGAATAAGAACCCAAAgagataaagaaaaaaaatgacaaGTTCAATAAATACAGAAGCCATAAAAGAAAGGCCAAACAAATAGGTGCAAAGAAATGTAAAACAGTGAATTCAATTTAAAAAGAAAACTGTATtagaaaccaagaaagaaacaaaaaacaaagacAATCATGGAAGTAACAAATACAAATATAAGAAAAATCGAAGGAAAAAGACCAAAGTATTATGACGAAACAAAGAAACCAAACGAAAAACCAAAgaagaaataagaaaaccgaaaaaattAAAATAAACGAACAAACATAGTATTCGTGGCCTATACACATGGGCCCGGCAGAAAAGATTAAGGCGAGAGAGATGCTAGTACCGCCATAAGCGCCACATAGTATTTGTGGCGCCCAACCGTTCACCAATGCAGAATAATGTCTAAAACCATCGCGAATCTCCATGCACGTTGATTCAACTATTACAAAATTGATGAGTTTGTTAAATCTTAGTCAATTGAGATTCAGACATCCAAATGCGTCCTTGTTATTGTACATCTAAATGATTTAataaagcataaaaagaaaaagaaaaagagaaaacaatATACCCACACGAATCTTCGCATAAGATAAATGACacatgacttagatgtgcaatatttatgacacatctagatgtgctttaacaATACTCCTTCCGTTTtgtttactccgcatattagaattgactgaagtcaaactttataaagtttaatCAAATTTATAGAAAACAGTATAAATATATTTACCATAACAGGTCTATATgacgtgaaagtacattcaataataaatctaatattattgatttgttattgtatatgtcaATATCTTTGTTtctaaattttattaaagtttacaaagcttgattTTGACTAAAGCAAATATGTGTGGATTAAATAAACACGGAAGGAGTGCTGTTTAGCAAAGCCGAATGTGGTAACACTTCACACCTCAGCCCGGCAGCATTTTAGTTCTCTAATATCACTCTAGTTACTAAGCTCCCGTGAAATAGCGAGCTCTTAGCGCTCTGGCGAGTAAAAACGTTGTTGTCCTGGCCTGTCAGTTGGTGGCCGCTGTTCTTTTTTTTGGTGTCGGTTCACTGGTTGGTCTTCGTGTCATCTGCTCCTTCATTTCTTTCTCTTACCTTCATACGAACAAGGGAAGTGGAGCAAGTCCAGCTGTTCTCTAAAACCATCCCtaatagatactccctccgtctcaaaatataaaacatttttaacactacactaatgtcaaagACATTCTTATATTATGAAATGGAAGGAGTAGATATTTTAGGCGAGAATAGCGAAAAGTTACCCCTCCAGTACGTATCCATCTAGTTCTCCCCCATTCTCATATGCAGCGGAGACGCATCAATTCCTTCCCCGGCCAGCGCACAGATGCTAGCTGTCGCGAGTCTCTCCCGCCACTGCAATGCCTGGTTTGTTtaccttcttttctttttctggatTGATAGCTAGTGAGAGAGGATCGCCGATGGGGTACAAATTAAGGAGATGCGGTGGGCGGGGTAGGCTTGACCGACGGTGGATTCGTCGTGGCCAGGGAAGTTGTGTGGTCGACGGTGGCAGCGCGAGGTGGCATCGGCGTGGTTCGGAATCTGGCCAGAGCTGGGCACCGGGTAGGAGCGCAGGCAGTGCTGACGATGGTGTGGTAGGAGCCGCAGGATGGTGCGTGCGGTGGTGGCCGGCGTGTGCACGGCCGCCGACGGTAGAGGGGTGGGCTGGGAGGTAGTAGCTAGCGCAAGCGCAGACGAAGGCACGTCGGGCCGGCGCACTGGTTGCCCAATCATGTGGATACCTTCGCGCTCTCTGCGCCAAATCTTCTTTGCTCTAGGGCCAAAAAGGAATCGTTGTTTGTCAATCAGTTGTCTGTGTTATATCATGGTCCATGGCGTGGAGTCAAAGTGTATTTGTAGTGATTGATTATATTCTAACTGCAGCAAATTAAACTCTCGCAATACAATTGATGGTTAGTAGTTGAACAGGAATTAATATTTTTCTGGCAACTTCCCTGCACCACTAAATTGCTGACTTGGGTGAAACGACTTGGATTGATCGACTCATGGAGAAGGATGATGAGTGTTGTTCTGGAAggcgaccaactccggcgacaAGGTGGACAACATGCTCATGAACATggaggtggtgatgaagtagtgggACCATGACGAGGAGGCAATATAAGCCATCAAGTCGTTCAGGCACCTCCACTCCAGGCAGGCCCAGGAGTCACTCGATGACCTGATCATCGACCTCTACAAGGTGCATGTCCTTGCACATCTCACAAGAAATTTGCTCAAGGATTAATTCAAACGTTAACTCTAACCTGTTATGCCAgttttgcttctcataaatgtgaaAAAGTTGACGAGTAGATAGAGATCTGAAGATAATATGCCTATGTGAGGCCTTCAACAGTAAGAGCACAAAGACGGATGATCCCACGGCAAGAAGTTCTTGGTCTCAATCGAGCAGGAAAAGTCTCACATCTTGGTATAGATTTCTCTTACGTATTCATTGATAAGTTGGCATCTCACTGCAATATTGATCAGTTGCTGAAAACTATCATGGTGGTCGGCATGGGATAAAGCGGTGGTGTTGTTGTCCGCGCGGTTGTGGTGTGGGAGCTGCAGCGGCAGTCATGCGGATGTTGCTCACCTTTGTGTGATCTGTGCTCATGCTGCTCTGTTGCATGCAATTTTAGAGCAATTTATCTTGCTGTGGGCTGATGCTGCTCTGCTATGTGTCTATGTTGTGTAGCCTTGGTTGTGTGTTCTACTTGGCAATTTCGCACAGGCAACTCATAAACTGAGATTTAGTATGCTATGTTTGTGTGCTGATGCTGCTCAGGATCCAGTCATACCTCGAGTCCTGACTTTGGTTCCTACATACCTTCGTTTCACATTACTTAGGTGTAAGCAGATCCATGCAAAAGGTTGTGTGGGTGTCTTTTAATTTTTGAGGTAAATCAACTCCGGTTTTTGTTTTGACACTTCAACAACTCCTACTGAAAAAATCATTATAAACTTATTGAGAATTGAGTTATATATGTTAACTATAATGTACTGACATTACTTACAATGAGTAGTTAGATTACTCTGTCAGATAAATGAAGAGTACTTAAAATGGTTAAACTTCTGACATGTTACGGAAGTTAAATAATGAGATCATTTGTCTTTTGGGCATTTGAGATATCCTCATGAGTGGTGATCTTTATGCTTTGATTATAAACCATCCTTTGCATTGCGCTTACAGGGAAAACCATCATGCGCACTTTATTTATTTCAGATAATAATTACATGGTTCACATGAAGGTTTAGGACAAAGCTAGGGGGCGTATGGTTTAGTTAATGTAACTagagattcatccttttcggtcatacTTAGAGCAAGGATCCTTCTACCTAAAGAAACGATTATCATCTAAAATTAAATAATGTGTTTTTAATGGGAGAAAGAGATTTGTATATTGTGTCTATATCCACATTATCTGGATTGTAATGTAATTTATTACATGGAAAATCTTATGACAACAATGTGTGGAGTCATATCGTGCCTATGCCAGACGGCGCCGCAAAGCGTGCGTAAGCTTCTAATACATAACAAACCCGACCAAGCTTTGGTGGTTTAGTAAAGCTTAGGGCCGCCGTGCTTAGGCGTAGCTGCGAAGGCGATCGTAGCAGCTCAAACTAAGTTTATCCCTTTTGGCATGCACATGTCGGCATGTATACAACCGAGAACGCCACGAAGCCGCGCAAGCGTACGTGTCCGCCGCTCTCACACGCGTCGCGCCGCGCGCCGCTCGCGGGTCACCGGCCGCCACCGCTCTCACGCCCGCGCCCTTCCAGACCGCTCTCACCCGTCGCCACCTTTTATTAAGCTCGCTcgccgtcgtgcttcttcactCGCACAGCGAAGAACAGGGCACCTCTGACCGAACATAGCAGTATAGCATCTCCCCACGCTCTCACGCATCACCACAGCTACAGTATCAAGATCACTAGTAGATCAATTAGCCAGGTATAGCTATGGCATCCGAGCAGAGTCGCCGCGAGGAGCGCGCGCAGGCCGCGGCGCAGAAGGCGGCCGACGAGCTCGCCGCGGCCAGGCGGGACATGCGCGAGCCCAGCAGCCCAGGACGGCGGACCGGCATCTTCGGCACCGTGCAGGAGAGCGCGCGCTCCCTGATGGGCGCCGTCCGCGACACCTTCTCCGGCGGCGTCCGGGACACAACCACGGCCCACGACAGCCACTCCAGCGGCGCCATGGGGACCGCGGGGGAGAAACTCGATGAGTACGGGAGCTACGCATCCCAGAAGGCCGAGGAAGGGAAGGAGGGCGCGAGTGAGATGGCGGACGCCGCTGCGGGGAAGACCAAGGATGCGGCCGCGGAGAAGACGAGGGAGATGGCGGACGCCGCCGCGGGGAAGACCAAGGAGACCAAGGACGCGGCGGTGGAGAAGACGAGGGAGATGGCGGACACCGCCGCGACGAAGGCCGCGGAGACCAAGGACGCGGCCGCAGAGAAGGCGAGCGGCGCGGGGGAGATGGTGACGGAGAAGGCGAGGAGTGCCAAGGACGCGGCGGCTGACAAGGCGAGTGGAGCGGCGGAGACggtgacggagaaggcgaagggcgCCAAGGACGCAGCCTTGGATACAGCGGAGGGCGCCAAGGAGTACATGGTGGACAAGAAGGAGGACGCCCGGCGAGCGCTCGCCGGCTCGGCCAAGGATAGCAAGGGCGAGACAAACGAGTCGGCGTGGCAACAGGGCCAGGAcgtgcggcggcgggcggcggagaagGCCGAGGAGGCTCGTCAGCGAACGCACCAAccgccggaggaggagaggtaaAAGCACCGTTGCCACCAGCCGCGCCGTGGTTCAAGAATCAAGGTGCGAAGGCTTCAATAGTAAGTTGATTGAACGTGTCATTCTGTTGAATCTGCAGGTCGAAGTCGGCAACGGAGAACATCTTGGGGTCGGCGCAGGGGTTGACGGAGGCGTTCAAGGAGAAGATGACGATGCCGACGGACGTGATCGAGCGGAAGCTCGCTGAGAGGAAGGGGACGCCGACGGACGCGGGCAGGGGCGAGGCACTGAACGCGGACGACGTGATGCTGCGCGTCAAGGAGGCCGACCAGATGACCGGGACAGGGTTTAACGACGTCGGCAAGATGGGCGAGGAGGGCACCGGCATGAAGGCGGCACTGAGggccgacgacgaggaggacgtgATGCTGCGGGTGAAGGCGGCGGACCAGATGACGGGGCAGGCGTTCAACGACGTCGGCCCGATGGGAGAGGAGGGCACGGGATGGGGTCCGGCGTTGAGGGCGCGGAAGGACGCCTGAGAGCGTTAGACACGTGCATGCACTCCTGTTGCGTGTCAGCGTTTTGTGTGACACTTTGTAGTAGTACAAGCTACTCCTATAGCAAATGAATAAATTATGCCCGGCAACTTTTTATTAATAAATCACTAACTTTACCTGTAATCCTTTGTGAGAAATGTTATAATTCCTTCTAGAATGAAATTGGGCTTCCCTGTGAAATGAGGCAGGGAACAGAGCGGGAGTGCTGAGTTGAGAAGCTAGCGTTTTAAGGGTCTAAAAATGATCCTTTGTGCATTTTTACGGGTTAAAAAACAGGGGTAAAGATTAGagccctcaaacccaacccttataacGGAATATTCTCATGAACGACGCGCGGGGGTCGACGGGGTGGCCGCCGGCGACGGGGCGACTAGCGGCGGCGGGAGGTCGACGGGGTGGCCGCCGGCGACGGGGCGACTAGCGGCGGCGGGAGGTCGACGGGGTGGGCGCGAGAGTTAGGAGGATTTTTCCCTCCCGCGCGAGGATAACCACCAAATGAGTGTTGGGGTAGATTTTGCTCTCCAACCCTTACTTTTAAGGATTGGGAAAGGATTTGAGGGTTGGACCTTTAAAAAAATTTAATGAGGGTTGGGGTAGATTTTGCTCTCCAACCTTTACTTTTGAGAATTGAGAGagggtttgagggttggacctctAAAAAAATTTAATGAGCGTTGGGATAGGTTTTGATCTCCAACCCTTACTTTTGAGGATTGGGAGAGAGTTTGAAGGTTGGACCCTTAAAAAAATTTGAGGATTTGAGGGTTAGGGGTTCTAGTATACGGCTTTTTTCGCCGAAAATTATAAAAAAACAGTTATTTTTAGGagtttgagggtttgagggctctactagtaatgctcttagtGGTAGAGTTGTTGGCAATCAGCTCCAGGTTTCTTAGTACTCCCTTTGTttttttttactccgcatataagatttgatcaaagtcaaactacacaaagtttgaccaaatttacataaaaaattatgaacatctacagtactaaaactatatagtatgaaaatatgtttcatggtgcatctgaatatatttatttcacattataaatgtttatattttttcacataaagttagtcaaactctataaTGCTTAACTTTGACCAAActttatatgcggactaaaaagaaacggagggaataGCTCAGCGATAAAGCGGTCGGCTATTAACTGACGGGATGTAAGTTCGAATCCTACTTAAAAAGATTTTATTCATTTTTAATGTAAATTTTAATGTAGGTTCGAATCCTATGAAGATTTTATCTATTCTTTAATGTGAGAATTTTAGTGTAAAAAcattgggatggagggagtacaattttaTTAAGAGGCTCCTCAAACTAATCAAACAAATCAACAACAGGCGATTGTTATTTCTCAATAGCTCAATGGTAGAGCGTCGGCTGCTAACTGATTGATCGTAAGTTCGAATCCTACTAAGAAAGATTTTATTCATTCTTCAATGTAAGAAATTTTAATGCAAAGACactggaatagagggagtataatTTTATTACAGTTTGTCTAGTTCACATCTAAATATTTTTTAAGAATTTCACATCTAAGCTTCCAGAAATACATAAtgcaacaaaaaaaagaaaaaaaaatagatcaCAAACAAAATGGACATGAATTTAGATATGACATAACTATGTCATATTTATATATGTCTAAACAGACCCATTTTATTAAGTGGCTCCTCAAACCAATCAAACGAATCAACAACAGGCGATTGAAATCTAGCTAGCCTAGCGAGCTCATAAGTGACTTCATTAGCTACTCTTACAATGCACGATCCTAGAAATTAGAAAATCACAATCCTAAAAGTTAGAAAATCACAAGCAAAATGATCATAATATTAATTTTTGAGAAAACTTTCTATATTCATCAATTTTCAAGGTAGTACATAGAACACCGAAAGCAAAAATTATATCCAGATCTGTAGACCATTcagcgacgactacaaacactagagagaaccgaaggcgcgccgccgttgTAGTAGGACCTTAGCACCAGAGCAGCAACCGCGGATGCCGTTGTAGTAGAACCTTAGCACCAGAACATCAACCACAATCGATGAAGAGAAGTATAGATTAGATGGATCTAACCCGCAGACACACAGACATAGACGAATGAAGACATAGCCAAGCGGGTCCACCAAAGACAAACATCAACCAGATCGGACAAGATCCACTGGAGCCACACCTCCACATGCTCTCCAATGATGCTATAAGC from Triticum aestivum cultivar Chinese Spring chromosome 3B, IWGSC CS RefSeq v2.1, whole genome shotgun sequence includes these protein-coding regions:
- the LOC543220 gene encoding embryonic protein DC-8; the encoded protein is MASEQSRREERAQAAAQKAADELAAARRDMREPSSPGRRTGIFGTVQESARSLMGAVRDTFSGGVRDTTTAHDSHSSGAMGTAGEKLDEYGSYASQKAEEGKEGASEMADAAAGKTKDAAAEKTREMADAAAGKTKETKDAAVEKTREMADTAATKAAETKDAAAEKASGAGEMVTEKARSAKDAAADKASGAAETVTEKAKGAKDAALDTAEGAKEYMVDKKEDARRALAGSAKDSKGETNESAWQQGQDVRRRAAEKAEEARQRTHQPPEEERSKSATENILGSAQGLTEAFKEKMTMPTDVIERKLAERKGTPTDAGRGEALNADDVMLRVKEADQMTGTGFNDVGKMGEEGTGMKAALRADDEEDVMLRVKAADQMTGQAFNDVGPMGEEGTGWGPALRARKDA